In the bacterium genome, one interval contains:
- a CDS encoding DUF2130 domain-containing protein has product MTEPTELGRITMVQTIRCPECGTEIPLTEAISSRLSEEIRKEYESKTQAKERELAREREALATREKQLEESRKTVDETVSKRLAEERVRVEAEAKKKATESVALAVADLQNQVAEKDTALEQAQKNELEIRKRQRELEAEKKNMELEVARRLDAERKKLTEDALKAADEQHRLRDSDKDKMIEGLKATIDELKRKAEQGSQQAQGETLELDMEQQLRDAFPYDTIDPVPKGKRGADVIQRVCDHAGRPCGAIVWEAKRTKSWSSGWVEKLKEDKREAKAELAVLLTTAMPKGMEAFGQHEGVWVTSQSCAISLGQALRESLILVTSARTASVGKQGKLEMLYDYLSGSEFKHRVEAIVEAFVAMKTELDAEKRSMTKIWAAREKQIERVVTNTTGMYGDLEGIIGAALPKIPNLELKAIPHEGTHGET; this is encoded by the coding sequence ATGACCGAGCCGACAGAACTTGGGAGGATTACCATGGTCCAGACCATTAGGTGCCCAGAATGTGGAACCGAAATCCCGCTGACAGAGGCAATATCGAGCCGCCTCAGCGAGGAGATACGCAAAGAGTATGAGTCCAAGACGCAGGCGAAAGAACGTGAACTAGCCAGGGAGCGCGAAGCACTGGCCACACGCGAGAAGCAGTTGGAGGAGTCACGTAAGACAGTAGATGAGACTGTCTCGAAGCGGCTGGCAGAGGAGCGCGTCCGAGTTGAGGCTGAGGCGAAGAAGAAGGCGACCGAGTCCGTGGCCTTAGCGGTTGCCGACCTGCAGAACCAGGTGGCCGAGAAGGACACGGCGCTGGAGCAGGCGCAGAAGAACGAACTGGAGATTCGGAAGAGGCAGCGGGAGCTTGAGGCCGAGAAGAAGAACATGGAGTTGGAGGTCGCTCGTCGTCTCGACGCGGAACGGAAGAAGCTCACAGAGGATGCCTTGAAGGCAGCCGATGAACAGCACCGGCTGCGCGACTCGGACAAGGATAAGATGATCGAAGGTCTGAAGGCCACGATAGACGAGCTGAAGCGCAAGGCCGAGCAGGGCTCCCAACAGGCGCAGGGCGAGACGCTGGAACTGGACATGGAACAGCAACTCAGGGACGCGTTCCCGTACGACACCATTGACCCGGTGCCGAAGGGCAAGAGGGGCGCGGACGTGATTCAGCGCGTCTGCGACCACGCGGGACGACCGTGCGGCGCGATTGTCTGGGAAGCCAAGCGGACCAAGAGCTGGAGTTCAGGCTGGGTCGAGAAGCTGAAGGAAGACAAGCGCGAGGCCAAGGCGGAGTTGGCCGTGTTGTTGACGACAGCCATGCCCAAAGGCATGGAGGCATTCGGCCAGCACGAAGGCGTGTGGGTCACGAGCCAATCGTGCGCGATTAGCCTTGGGCAGGCCCTCCGCGAGAGTCTGATTCTCGTGACCTCTGCGCGAACTGCCTCCGTCGGCAAGCAAGGCAAGCTGGAGATGCTGTACGACTACCTGTCCGGCTCGGAGTTCAAGCACCGCGTCGAGGCCATCGTCGAGGCTTTCGTAGCAATGAAGACCGAACTGGACGCTGAGAAGCGGTCCATGACCAAGATCTGGGCGGCACGTGAGAAGCAGATAGAACGTGTCGTGACAAACACCACCGGCATGTACGGCGACTTGGAGGGAATCATCGGCGCAGCCCTCCCGAAGATCCCGAACCTGGAACTGAAAGCTATCCCGCACGAGGGCACTCACGGAGAGACATGA